The sequence below is a genomic window from Corvus cornix cornix isolate S_Up_H32 chromosome 1, ASM73873v5, whole genome shotgun sequence.
aaaaataaaaatagataaataaataaataaataaataatatcgAGACTTTATCACGGATCTTTCTAtgccctttttccccctcttttcttttccttttctttcttttcccttttttttttttttttttttttcaggtcgTGTCATGCATAATTTCAGTctattatttgttttgatttaaacagaatggtattttcttttcagaaattctttttttatttgaaagccTCAGCAGTCTCTCGGCAAGAGCCAGAGTCAGAGGTGTCTTCTGCACGTCGCTGCCCTTTTTACCTAACAAGCCCtgataattttgtttgtttgttttcaatcCGCGAGACATATAACAGACCTTGACGATTATTAGCAATATCAGCATCGTTATTACGGAATAACATCATCACTTCCAATCCAGGAGACTGTGATAGTGCAAATTGAACCCCATACATCCCTCCCAAAAGCCATCCTCTACACAACGTTTATTATTTACAATAAACGACTTTTAAGCCCAAGTGGTTTTTTGTCTTGTGTTTGTTCCCAACATGCACACCCCTCAGAAACAAATGTCATTTCAGACCCATCACCAGTGATTTCTTTTGCCTACCGGGTGCAATAACCTCCAGCCCTCGGAGGAAACCAAGAGAGGACCTTAACCTAAATCCAGCAGATTTGGTGGGGATCCGGGGGGGCATACGGTTGGGAGcagcggggagggagggagaagaaagaacgTAGTTAACCACGAGCCTTAATGAATCTGAACGTAATCTTTTGGAGAGCATCCCCGCTCTGGCAGGTTTGGCATCTGCCTCCAGATGCAtctctgcagagagagggaCCTGTCTTTGGACACAGCTAGAAACGCAAACCACGCAGGCGAGGGAGGAGAAACAAAGGGGTTGTggagtaacttttttttttttttctccttttttccttgagCTAGCTAGGATTATTGAGGCAACAACGGAGAGCAAAGGGACTGCTCCCTAGCCTCGGGGGGCCGCTCCCCCGGTCCCGGCCCTTGCCCCGCTCGCACCGTTCCCCCGGCACAGACAAGACCCATGGCCAAAGCCTCGTGCAAAACCGCGTTCGAGGGAAAatcaaaaacaacaacagaaaaaaaaaaaccaaaaccccacaacaaaaacccaaaccaaacaaaaaacccaagccaaccaaagaaaaagttCCCCCGCACCAAACCACCGCTGTCCTTATTCATTACCAAgccgggggaaaaaaaagaaaagcagaaagtaatGAAAAGAGACCCAAACCAAACGTAGCATCATCATCACCGACAATTTCGCCTTCCGGGTTTGTTGGTCGGTTTTGTTTTCCTTCGGAAAATTGTGACTTAGGTTTCTCGGTTTGTGGTTGTTGCTGTCACGGTATTTATTGGtgggtgtctgtgtgtgtttacGCTTTAAGTTGCTCTTTCTCCCGCTTTCTGTCGGGGGGTGGGGGGCAAAGAGGGGATAGGGCCACAGAAGTGACCCCCATGGGCTTCTAGAGCGTTTTtacctcctctctcctccttcttctcgTTGGTGTTCCggtgtcttttttgttttaataattgaTAGCGCACCCCCCCCACACGCACGCCCCCCCTCTCCCCGAGTAGTTCGCGTTTAATTTCTACATCGTCCCTTGGTCCCCAGGAGCCTCCCACGGCGTCTCAGGCGACGGTGGCGGTGCGTGGGCGtcccccgcggccccggcccggccctccCCGTGCCCCCGGTGCCGGGGCCGCCCCTCCCGCCCGCCCCTAGTAGGTGGCGGAAAATTTCATCCGTTTCTGCTTCTGTCTCTGGTTGCAAAACCAAACCCGCACCACATTCTTTTTGAGGTCCAATTTCTCGGCGATGGCGGCGATCTTCTCGGAGGAGGGCCGGGGCTGGACGGCGAAGTACGCCTCCAGTGAGCGCTTTTCCGGGGCGGCGATGGAAGTCCGCTTGCGCTTCTTCTCGCCCCCGTTGAAGAGCTCGGGCTTGTTCATTTTTTCCCGCTGGGCACCCTCGGCCTCCTCCAGCCAGGCCTGCAGGATGGGCTTGAGGGCGATCATGTTGTTGTGGGAGAGGGTGAGGGACTCGAAGCGGCAGATGGTGCTCTGGCTGAGGGAGCCCACCCCCGGGATCTTCAGGTTGGCCAGCGCCGAGCCCACGTCGGCCTGGGTCACCCCCAGCTTGATGCGGCGCTGCTTGAAGCGCTCGGCGAAGGCCTCCAGCTCTCGCGGGTCCGTGTCCGAGTCGCCAGATGGAGGCCAGGCCGGCCGCTCCCACCACCGCCGCCGCCGAGGCCACCTGCCCCGCGGCGCCGTGGTGCGCGGCCACCAGCCCGGGGTGCGGCAGCCCCGACGGCATGTTCATGGCGGCCGGGTGCGAGAGGTGGCCCAGGCCGTGCATGTGCGAGTGCGGGTGGGCCGAGGTGGAGATgaggccgccgccgcccccgccgccgccgccgccagccccgccgccgccggcccctccgccgccgcctcccgccccgtcgtggccgccgccgccgccccctccgccgccgcctccgccgggcatgagggcaagggaggggaggTGATGTGGTCGAGGAGGTCGCCGGGCTCCAGCGcctggtgatggtggtggtggtggtggtggtggttgcGCCAGGGGCACGGTGGAGGTGGAGGTGCAGGGCACACTGTTCATGGTGTGGTACGTGGCGTCGGGTTTGAACGGGTGGCTCTTGCCCTGCGAGACGGCGATGTCGACGGCGGCCAGAGCCTCGGCCCGCGCCAGCAGGGTCTCATCGAGGCTGGCGAAGAtattgctctgcagctgcaggagacacAAAACAGAGCGGGGTGCGGGGAGAGGAGGGCAAGGGGGCAGAGAAGGGGCAAAGTGCGGAGGGGGAAGGGAACGGGCGGGGGACAGCGTGGGGGTTGCAGGAGCGCCGcggaaaaggagggggaaagtcgagggaggggagagagaggtgGGCAAAGTTGGGGTGATGGCCGGGAAGCCGGCAGTAGGATCAGCGTGTAAGGGAGTACGGGATCGGGGGGAAGAGCCGAGTGATTGAGGAAAGCGTGGTATAGCAGGCGACAGCCCGGGGAAGTGAGGGGAAACAGGGGGATGGGGTAGAATAATGGGGGGATGGGAGGGGAAAGAAGCGAGAAGAGggagcaaaacaggaaaagaagcGAAGAGTAGAAAGGTAAGGAAGCAAGGGGGAATCGGAAAAGGAGTGAAGGAAGGAGTGAAaggaacaaataaattaataaattaaaaggggaaaaatggaacgaaaggagaagagaaaggaggagaagaaatggATCTGTAACTCTCAGCTGGGGAATTGTGTCAAACACAAGAGCACATAAAACGCATTCCTTTTCAGAGGCCGAGtcataaaaattaatacagaaagTGGATGAAGTCGGAGACTCGTGTGAACACCGCTTTCAAAAAAGATCACAGGCACTCAGATGATTGCAGAGgaagacatgaaaaaaacattaagcGCCGCTTGTCAAAATGTGCCTCGCAGCggtttttttattaatgcacatacacatacatgcagtatacagaaaagagagagagaaagaaagaaaagtgtgtgcgtgtgtgtaagggagagaaagaaagaagagagctGCAGCTGTCTGTCCCTTACCGGTGGAGTTGGTAGACATGCTCTTCTTATTGCTTCCGAGCTGGAGTGTAGAGAGGGGTATTTGTGCTCAGGTAGGGTGGGATGCATGGCAAAATGAGGCTGTTTGCTGTTCATGGACATCATCTTGAAGGCTTGGCATGTAAATCCACAAACACTCCTAAAGTCGGGGGAAAAGTGCTCTCCGGGCTCTCTCCTCCCACTGGGGGAAGCCGCTGACAGCGGCGGGTGGCGGTGGCGGAGCCGGTGGTGGCGGCGGTGCCGCAGCGGACcctgcccccgccgccgccgctgccgcggTGGCCGAGGCTGGGCTGGGTAGGCGAGGCGGCGGCAAGGCTCCCTCCGGCCCCCGCCGTCTCCCTCGCTCCCTCCCTCACTCAGTTCTCTGCCTGCCGCTGCCCGGCGCCGGGCGCGCTGCGCTGCGCTCTGCCCGCACCTGAGCCCCGCATCCCGTGGCTACCGCCGGGCGGGCTCTCGCGAGAGCGCGGCGGCTCCGGCTTTGACAGACATCAGCTGTCtccccccccttccctcctcctccctcctcctcctcctccttcctcctcctcctcctcctcctccttttcctcccgccgcccccggTCCTTGCCTCCCCGCGCCTTGTTGCATCTCCCGCAGCCCTCACCCGTCTcgccggggcggcggcggcggggccaCTCTTTATAGCGAGCGGCACCGAGCACCGGGCGGCTGCGGCACCTGTGGCTGCCACACGTGCGCGCTGCGCGGGCCGCCAGCGCGGCCCGGGGCGCCCCGATGGGCGGGGATGGGCGGGGTGCGGGGCTGGGcgccccttccctgccctcgGAGCGGCGGAGGGAACCGGCCCGGCCCTGGGCAATGAAGCACAAAGGTGCGCTGCCCCTCCGCGCCGCGGAGCCCCGCCACAGAAAGGGGCGTCCTCCGGCCGCTGCCCACTCCTGCCGCGAATTGTACACCGGCTCCTGGAGAAGACCTGCGGCGGCAGACTTTGTTTGAACCACTCAGAGGCTATTGTTTTCcctgtaatttaattttccccCACCCCGTGTAGTTTTATTGCACGTATAGCTGTGCCAGGCGCGGCAGGTGACAGCCGCTGCGCCCACGCGGGGCGTGTGTTGTGCGTGTGCGCTCTGCACGGGCAGCGCCGCGGAGGTCAGACTCTgcatctcctcctgctgcccagccccaacTCCTGCTCCGTGCGAAAAGCCAGGTTGCACTGGCGTGGCctgaagcagaaagcagaaaacaatcaaaaccagtctttctcttttctttcttttctttcttttctttcttttctttcttttctttcttttctttcttttctttcttttctttttctttttctttttctttttctttttttttctttttctttctttttttttctttttcttttctttttctttttctttttctttttctttttctttttcttttctttctttttcctttcttttctttcttttttctttcctttctctttctttttccttccttccttccttccttccttccttccttccttccttccttccttcttccttccttccttccttccttcctttccttccttccttcctccttccttccttccttccttccttccttccttccttccttccttccttccttccttccttccttccttccttccttccttccttccttccttccttccttccttccttcctctgtttcgtactcttctttccctccattttctgtggtttatcCTTAGAATACTCTTGCCTTTGAGTCAAACAGTTAAGGAGTGACACTGTTGGTGTTATGAGTGATTTGGGATTTCTAGAGTTTTAGAGTAGattctattttttcttgtaactAGTTGCTTACGAAGTCGAAGGCAAAACTATGGAAGGAGTGAATCTGCTACTGTGCCTGTGAGATTAGTACGAATCCTTAGCCAACGGCCCAAGGTGAATCCTGTCCCTTGGGGCACGCTGGAGCCGTCCCTCGGTGACCGACCAGATGCTGCCTTGTTTGtttcagcagggctgcaggcaagcaggcagcagggagaggcagcggGGTGTTGGGATCAGGGATGTGACAGCCTGGGAGTGCATCGGAATTGTTCTGTTTCTCCTGAACGCCTCTTATTTATGCACATAAACACAGCCGAAAGGTCACGCAGGAAAACACACACGCGCACACACAGCACCACCACAACCCCAAGTGAAGTCCACATTTGTCTTCATAAGCCTTTCCCTAGCTCCCCAGCCAGtccaggaggaaggagggaaacgTCTGCCAATTACTTGTGCGAGAGGGAGCCAGGTCTCCATCCATTACCGTGTCCCCTGGGGTGGCAGAATGCAACTTCATCTCTGAAGGGGGTGAACTTGAAACTGGGCTTGGGCTCTCCTTATTTATCGAAATCATCGTATCAGAATCCACAAATCATACTTTATGTGTATTtattgaccttttttttttttttttaagccatgAGTTACTCTAGCTACTTCTCAGCTACCATGCATTGTAAAGGAAAACCCTCCTGAGGAAGGGACGGGGAGGAGTAAGGAAGTGGGAGAGATCACAAATTTTCGCCAAAGTTGCTGAAAAGCACCCGGCTCCAGGAGCAAGGCCCGAGCCGAGCAGGCTTTCCCGACCATGGCGAGATCCAGCCAACAGCCGCGGTGCTGCTGGGTTGAGGCCGGCGAGGCAGGGAGGCAGGTAACCGGGACCACGTCCTCGTCCCGTGGAGGAAGGCGTGGGATGCTGTTCCTCCTGGAATGCATGGGTGCTTATCCGTGTGCCTCTGCACGAACCCCACTCTCCAGGATGCTGTCCGGCCAAGTTCATCAGGTTTCCCTAAGGAAAACGCTGAGACAAGGTGCAAGCGGTGGCAAAGGCAGCGGAGAGGAGGGTTTCTAGGCTAAACGGTGACCTGCCTTCCGGCCCACATACCACCGGGCACTTGCTTTGCCTGTGGGGCCGGGTCTTTAACTTCTGAGCTCTCACGGGCTGGGTCAGGGCAGCGGGGGCAGGCAGGAAGTGCAgacagccagggcaggcagacACTAGAGGAATGGGAGCATACGGCTatggcaggtgctgctgggcgAGACTTTCTCCTTGGCTGTAGGAACACCAACCCCCACTGGCACTTTTAAAACGACCCCTTCTGTTCACGGGCTTATTTTTGGGGGCCAAAAAGACAGAGAATTCAGCCCTTTTCCCGCCTCCGCCCCCGGCGCCCGAAGGCTGAGGAGGTGAGGACCTTTAGAAGTTCTAAGCGTCCCACCTCCAAGGTGTCTTCTGAACGCTGGGATGGGGGTGGGCACGCCGTCTCTGCAGCTTGCGGGATGCATCCTACTGGACTCTCCTCGGGGGCGAAGCAGTCCCGCCCGGCTGGAGACACACCCCCTGTCAGGGGTTCTTCGCTCCATCACTCAAACTGCCCGGCCGTGGCCGCCCGAGGGACGGGGGTGACGGCGTGCGGGGGAGCGAAGCCTCCGGACTCCGAAGAAGAGGcgggctgctcctggggctcctgggGCGGCTGCTGCCGGCCCCCGCCCGCTCCCCTCTGCTTTCCCGGAGGCAGAAGCCTCCGTAGGGAGTTGCAGCCAAGTCTTCCCTCCGTCTGGTCTTtcaggagaagagaggagaaggacaagagggggtttttttggagcaGCGTTTGGTCTGTCACTTATCAAGTCCCGGAGGAAAAACTTTTCTTCGCAGTTcttgggacttttttttttttttcctttttaaagagcTAAAGCGGTAACTTTACGCTAACTTTTAAGGCAACGCTAAAAATTACAACCTGACCGCAACTCCTGCTCCTGCGGTGCTGCAACCGGTCCCGGCGCCGCCGCTGCCCTGCCCTTCGCCACACCGAGTGGAGGGGCTGCTGCCCGAAGGGGTTCCCCAGGCCCGCCGGGAACCAGCACCCCTTGTCACCAGCCCCCGGCGGCCTCCCTCTTCCTGCCACACACTGCCAGCTCCCGGGGCAGACGGCTTCAGCCAGGCTCAGAATCGCGCGGGCCTGGTAATAGATTTTATCTTAATGTTCGCTGTTATTTCTATTCCTCGTGGGTACGTCCAGCCTCATGAATACTGATGGCAATAAACTCGCAGGCTTCGAGGAGCGAGTTCATTGGCGACACGACCATGCTGTAGCCCTACGTTTAAGGCCCGAGATGCTTAATAAAGCCAGGgaggtgcacacacacacacatatatgtgtatatgtataggtatatgtatatatatacacatttacTTGTCTCCCGTAGTTTTCTCCGGCTTCAAATgcaagaaagaaatgcagaattccTTAATTGACTGACTGCCTATCTCGAGAAAGCAATAAAGTAACCCCTTATTCCCACAGTGAAACGatttataaattaattactGTAACCCATTGtatttgatttctctttttaggATTCCCCAAAGATGAATATACTAAAGCTTATGATATTAACCATTAATGTCTTATCATAGTTTGCTATATATCCCGACTTAAGAAAAAATAGCTAATGTGGATCTCACTGCTCCCTCTAAACCTTCTGGATATTTTCATCTCAGCAAATGTTAG
It includes:
- the POU4F1 gene encoding LOW QUALITY PROTEIN: POU domain, class 4, transcription factor 1 (The sequence of the model RefSeq protein was modified relative to this genomic sequence to represent the inferred CDS: inserted 1 base in 1 codon; deleted 2 bases in 2 codons), whose translation is MMSMNSKQPHFAMHPTLPEHKYPSLHSSSEAIRRACLPTPPLQSNIFASLDETLLARAEALAAVDIAVSQGKSHPFKPDATYHTMNSVPCTSTSTVPLAQHHHHHHHHHQALEPGDLLDHITXPSLALMPGGGGGGGGGGGGHDGAGGGGGGAGGGGAGGGGGGGGGGLISTSAHPHSHMHGLGHLSHPAAMNMPSGLPHPGLVAAHHGAAGQVASAAAVVGAAGLASIWDSDTDPRELEAFAERFKQRRIKLGVTQADVGSALANLKIPGVGSLSQSTICRFESLTLSHNNMIALKPILQAWLEEAEGAQREKMNKPELFNGGEKKRKRTSIAAPEKRSLEAYFAVQPRPSSEKIAAIAEKLDLKKNVVRVWFCNQRQKQKRMKFSATY